The following are encoded together in the Methanobacterium sp. Maddingley MBC34 genome:
- a CDS encoding putative protein, gamma-carboxymuconolactone decarboxylase subunit like protein (PFAM: Carboxymuconolactone decarboxylase family~TIGRFAM: alkylhydroperoxidase AhpD family core domain) — MNTAHENCKINVEEILKKINSYFGFVPKIFQVLSENPPALKVYFDKVEVMMVDDTLPPLTKEFVSIGAAAALGSPHCLNTHLEVASEFGATNEQLLLAIILGTTIAETTALSKSLRVYDEFKKD, encoded by the coding sequence GTGAATACTGCCCATGAAAATTGCAAGATAAATGTAGAAGAGATCTTAAAAAAGATAAACAGTTACTTTGGTTTTGTGCCCAAAATATTCCAGGTTTTATCTGAAAATCCACCTGCTTTAAAGGTTTACTTTGATAAAGTAGAGGTAATGATGGTGGATGATACCCTCCCACCATTAACCAAGGAATTTGTGTCTATTGGTGCTGCCGCTGCCCTGGGATCGCCCCACTGCCTTAACACTCATCTGGAGGTGGCCAGTGAATTTGGAGCCACCAATGAACAGCTTCTACTGGCGATTATTCTCGGAACTACCATTGCAGAAACCACCGCACTTTCAAAATCGCTACGGGTTTATGATGAGTTTAAAAAAGATTAA